One bacterium genomic window, TAGAGTTTGCCGTCGTGGGCCAGGTTGACCCAGGCGTGCTCCACTTTTTCTTCACCGGCCGCAACCTGACCCGTGACCACGTATACGCTGCTGGAAGGGACCCCCATGGCGCGGTAAAGGCTGCACAGAAGGGCTGCCTTCCCGAGACAGCTGGCCGCCTGCTCGCGAAGCACATGGGTCGCCGATTCAACAGGCCTGTACGGCTCGAACCTGATCTCGTCCCTGACAAAGGAGAAAGCTTCTTCCGGGCTTTTCAGCCTCGCTGCGAGGATCTTTACCGGTTCGCTGTAGGGGCAGATGAGCCTCGAATAATCGACAGTGTGGTTGGTCCGGATGTTTTCGAAACGAAGACATCGGCTGGCGGTTTTCTCCCCCATGACAAACCCCGCGCAGTAGATAACGCCCACCCCGAGCACGATGATAAAAGATTTTTTCCACCAGTCCAATTGAGCCCCCTCAATTTGTGATAATTTTCACCATACCAGCCGGGTCATTCCCCGTCAACCAGGATCGGGGATCAGTCGTCCAGTCGTTTCTTCCCCCTTTCCCCTTTTCCCCTCCACGGTTGATGAAGTTCAAGGCTAATCAGCCGCGGTTGCACGCTCGGCGCTAAACCACCTCGAGTTTCACGGCGAATCGGCGCACCTGCTGTCATCGCGAGCCATTTCCTGAGCGACGAGATCTCATGAGCGACCGGAGGAAGCCGCAACGACCATTTCAGCTTCGCTTGAGATTGCCGCGTCGTCACGCCATCGGCGTGACTCCTTCCGCCTTCGCTAACGCCCGTCGAACAGCTTCGGCGAGACAAGCGCAATGACAAGATCGGGTGTCCCCCATTACCCATCGCCAATTGCCTGCTCTTCCCTATTGCCTGCTCTCCACGCTCCTCCCCCCTTCCCTCCTTTCCCCGTCTCTTGTATATTGAACCGTCCTTTGGAAGGGCCTGAACGATCAACACGGAAAAGGAGCAAGCAATGCCCATCAAATCAAGGATTCGAACGATCCCGGATTACCCGCAGAAAGGGATCATGTTC contains:
- a CDS encoding transglutaminase-like domain-containing protein → MDWWKKSFIIVLGVGVIYCAGFVMGEKTASRCLRFENIRTNHTVDYSRLICPYSEPVKILAARLKSPEEAFSFVRDEIRFEPYRPVESATHVLREQAASCLGKAALLCSLYRAMGVPSSSVYVVTGQVAAGEEKVEHAWVNLAHDGKLYQQDPSQLLGTFDFHDFPGQKYSQSFVHRELFCFNDDGFAVVSQLNRMSATVRRDD